GATCAATCAATTGATCCATGATTATCATGTTGGAGGCGTCATCTATTTCAGACGGAATGTGGAAAGCGTAGACCAGTTAAAACGACTGTCTGCCGACTTGCAAGCGATCGCGGCTGAAGCCGGAGATTTACCCCTGATGATCTCCGTGGATCAGGAGGGCGGGATGGTGGCCCGGATTGACCAAGAGGGAGTGACCCAGGTACCTGGAAACATGGCGCTTGGAGCTACGGGGAATCCCGACTATACCTTGGAATGTGCGCAAATTCTAGGTCATGAGTTAAAAAGCATCGGTATCGATATGAACCTCGCTCCAGTGTTGGATGTGAATAATAACGTTCTTAACCCGGTCATCGGCGTGCGCTCCTATGGCGAGAATGCGGAGAGTGTAGCTGCTCATGGTGCCGCAGCCATCAAAGGGTATCAATCCCGAGGTGTTGCTGCGACAGCCAAACATTTTCCGGGACATGGAGATACAGCGGTGGATTCACATCTGGGTATGGTCACTGTACCTCACGACCGGAACAGACTGGATCAGGTGGAGCTTCTGCCGTTCCATCGCGCTATTGAGGCCGGAGTGGATGCTATCATGACTGCTCACGTCATCTTCCCGGCAATTGAACCGGAGCCGATTCCAGCTACATTGTCCCGTAAAGTATTGACGGGGCTGTTACGCGAAGAAATGGGCTTTGACGGCATTATTATTACAGACTGTCTGGAAATGCATGCGATAGCCAAGCCATATGGTGTGGCCGAGGCAGCCGTTCTTGCCGTTGAGGCAGGTGCTGATCTAATTCTGGTCAGTCACACACTGCAAGATCAAATCTCTGCTGTGGAAGCTGTTGTGGAAGCCGTTCGTACTGGACGAGTGGATGAAGCCACCATTAACCAGGCATTGGAACGTATTATTTCATGGAAGGCAGCACGTTGTGGTCAGTGGGAGCATACGTTTGTCTCCATGGAAGAGGATGATGCTGTGTCGAATGGATCTGATGAGGACGGGATCACGTTCTCAACAAAAGTGAAAGATGAATCATCAAGGTCGCTGGCCTCCATCGAATCCAGGCTGGATGAGATTGCTTCCAATAGCATTACTGTAGTTCAGAATGATGGATTGCTTCCCTTAGACCCTGAAAAGAATGTGTATGTCATCTGGCCGGAGGTTGTGCAACGCACAGAAGTGGATGAACCATGGTCTCACACAGATTCGCTTGGTGTGGCGTTATCGCAGCTGAGAAGCGGAGTTCGGGAGCACAAAATAACGACACAGCCCACTTATGATGAAGCGGACAAGATCCTAAAGGATGTGTCGGAGGAAGATCAAATCATCGTATGTACGTACACTTCCGCAGGCCATCTTCCGAAAGGGCAACATTATTTGGTTCAAAAACTTAGTGAGAAGCATTCCCTGATTGTCGTTGCTCTGCGTAATCCATATGATCTATTGGAGATTCCAAAGCCGGGAAGTTACGTATGTACCTACGAGAACACTCCTGCAGTGGTTCGCGCATTGTCCCACGTCTTAACAGGTGAATTGCAGCCAACCGGACGCTTGCCCGTTAGTTTGCGTTAGCACGTTCGAAATCTCTTAATCTCTAAATCTCTCTGTGGCATGGTGCTTATTCAACCATGTTCTGGAGGGTTTTTTTATTGGAATTTGTGGCTGGTTTTTAAACTGGCTTCACTCCAAAACGAAAGTTTAATAGATAACTATTTTCATAGTATTTTCGCTCGATTAAAAGTTTACAATCGTTATCAAATATTTTTAGCAACTTTTCCCGGTAGTAAGCGTCTAATAGTATGACTTTTTGAGGGGGATATTTATAAAATGGGAGCAGAAGGAGCCAAAGAAAAAGAATGAATTTGAAGAAGAAATTATCCGTACTTACCGCTTTAGCTGTATTCCAAGCGTTTGCAGCGATTCCAGCGAATGCACTGGCAGCCGATCAAAGCGATACAACAACAGTGAATACAGCCAATGTTAAATCCGTGGAGGTTGTGAAGAAAGAACAAACGATCGCGGAATCGGATGTAAAGTCCGGGTCAGATTCAAAACAGTCTGATAACAATGAAGTCGAAGGAACAAACCCGGTGACCAATGAACCAACAGGTACAGACGTTACTCCGGTTGACCCTGTTATAGATCCTGCTGATGAAGAGGATGCGGGAGAGGAAACAACTGTTCCAACAGCTCCAGTTGAGGTTGAGCAACCATCTACAAGCGGTCAATCTGTAGCCGGAAGTAAAGGCGGAGATCTGACACTTTATATGAACAGCAACAAAATGGTGCAAGACGGCAAAACCTATCTTGCCGGACAGCCGATGGCTGTTAAAAATGGCGTATCTTATGTAGCGATCCGCGCACTGGTTGATCGGGTTGGTTATGAAGTGAAATATGATAATACAACCAAAGAAACCATTATTATTAGTGGCGAAGATGAGCTTCGCTTCAAAACGAATAGTAGCGTTTACACAGTTAACGGTGAATCCAGAACGATGAAGGGCCCTGCCTATCAACAAAAAAATACGTTCATGGTGCCACTGACGTCGATTACTCAGGCACTCAACATTACTTATAAAGTGAATCAGTCTGCGAAGACTGTAGTACTGAACCTGAATACCAAACCGGTAGCCAGCTTCACGGTACCAAAAGAGATTTTTGTAGGAGACACGGTGACATACAACACTAAATCCAGCTCTCCCAAGGGATTGGACATCGTCGACGAGCGCTGGACTGGTCGTCAGGATTCGTTTGACCAACCAGGTACATATACGGTAACGTATGCTGTCCAGGATTCGAGCGGGCAATGGAGTGATCCGTATTCTGTTACGATTCAGGTACAGAAACCCAATCTTCCTCCTGTAGCGATGTTTATGACGGACAAGGAAGAATACAAAATGGGTGAAAAGATCACGTACATTGATCAAAGCACCGATGACGAAAATGCTATTGTGAAAACTGAATGGGAAAACAATGCTCTGGCATTCTTTGTTCCGGGACCGAAAACAGTAACGATTACGGTTACGGACAAACATGGTGCTAGTAACAGTTATACCAAGAATGTCAATATCACCAATGAAACACTGTATACTATCTCTGATTTTAATCAGTTGTTCACGCCGGTAGGTGACAAGTTCAGCTTCAACGGCAGTGAAGTTCCTGCCATGGAGAAAGTTCCGTACACTTATTACGATGAACAAAGTGTGCTGATTCGCAGTAACAGCCCGGAAACCGTTAATTCGGAAGGGATTGTGTACAAAGAGACTTCAATCGGTCAGACCCGTTTCATGATTCACCATGTAAATAACACCGGCAAAAACGTGAAAATGTACGTTGTTGCTACGAATAATAATATGTATG
Above is a window of Paenibacillus sp. E222 DNA encoding:
- the nagZ gene encoding beta-N-acetylhexosaminidase, which encodes MRMNSIDQLSLEQRVGQLFMCGFHGQHADEQINQLIHDYHVGGVIYFRRNVESVDQLKRLSADLQAIAAEAGDLPLMISVDQEGGMVARIDQEGVTQVPGNMALGATGNPDYTLECAQILGHELKSIGIDMNLAPVLDVNNNVLNPVIGVRSYGENAESVAAHGAAAIKGYQSRGVAATAKHFPGHGDTAVDSHLGMVTVPHDRNRLDQVELLPFHRAIEAGVDAIMTAHVIFPAIEPEPIPATLSRKVLTGLLREEMGFDGIIITDCLEMHAIAKPYGVAEAAVLAVEAGADLILVSHTLQDQISAVEAVVEAVRTGRVDEATINQALERIISWKAARCGQWEHTFVSMEEDDAVSNGSDEDGITFSTKVKDESSRSLASIESRLDEIASNSITVVQNDGLLPLDPEKNVYVIWPEVVQRTEVDEPWSHTDSLGVALSQLRSGVREHKITTQPTYDEADKILKDVSEEDQIIVCTYTSAGHLPKGQHYLVQKLSEKHSLIVVALRNPYDLLEIPKPGSYVCTYENTPAVVRALSHVLTGELQPTGRLPVSLR
- a CDS encoding stalk domain-containing protein, whose product is MNLKKKLSVLTALAVFQAFAAIPANALAADQSDTTTVNTANVKSVEVVKKEQTIAESDVKSGSDSKQSDNNEVEGTNPVTNEPTGTDVTPVDPVIDPADEEDAGEETTVPTAPVEVEQPSTSGQSVAGSKGGDLTLYMNSNKMVQDGKTYLAGQPMAVKNGVSYVAIRALVDRVGYEVKYDNTTKETIIISGEDELRFKTNSSVYTVNGESRTMKGPAYQQKNTFMVPLTSITQALNITYKVNQSAKTVVLNLNTKPVASFTVPKEIFVGDTVTYNTKSSSPKGLDIVDERWTGRQDSFDQPGTYTVTYAVQDSSGQWSDPYSVTIQVQKPNLPPVAMFMTDKEEYKMGEKITYIDQSTDDENAIVKTEWENNALAFFVPGPKTVTITVTDKHGASNSYTKNVNITNETLYTISDFNQLFTPVGDKFSFNGSEVPAMEKVPYTYYDEQSVLIRSNSPETVNSEGIVYKETSIGQTRFMIHHVNNTGKNVKMYVVATNNNMYAATLEQQNMGFAGPSPFATVAGRLSIERWFQSMQDGTGKLNVVLQPGESKLILTELNALPMKQGQVISLYSDVFSDYRLDYNIIMIEENKDPMAVWSTLPVLDRDGVHNRGTYPNATRVITYDQEVGSKPARLPLGDNASDPNLVGTDPMAYTEASNAGNFGVLYKITLNNVAPRTLISFNPRGGRYSGVALVNGQVVQISNSSKSLSAPNEQSVLYRTGSYGEAVTIVFSAAPGSNLPVNLLFTPLPTEK